The following coding sequences lie in one Herpetosiphonaceae bacterium genomic window:
- a CDS encoding STAS domain-containing protein encodes MVSVLATIVAIMVSTVMATVAILRYREHRLGWLFLNVIATRIVLALGNVGLAITSSPDVALAIASLRLVTLWCFGLSMLLFFSALYVPQLWQRRWLVRSVVILYGLAAVLFALDAVLGQRLLIAGVRQIGDRYAQIMYTSLGWVFAYMLNFSWLLHLTVLVYAFVRQPRERASLVVLLVSAIASGTLSGVARGFPAVAPIAPSVSDVLFVAALAYLLFRRRIFETTRVALDFALENIPQGIAVVARDETVLWANAAATHLLGLRVGQSAAAIEMTDPYGQPRPMALAADQMEQIVRARQHTLVMSSTAIRDQQASVQGYLLLIRDVTEAQAAARALQERQRALEQTLGELQQAYAAQHHLIDTVHALSMPIIPVLEGVIVLPLIGVLDAQRRDEFTGRFLHGIEQHRAHTALLDLTGVSSLDHEAAIVLTDAIQSARLLGAQTILVGVRPDIAQALVACNLDTRAVWTSPTLQSALARHFVRSAAT; translated from the coding sequence ATGGTTTCCGTTCTTGCGACGATTGTTGCGATTATGGTCAGCACGGTGATGGCAACGGTGGCAATCCTCCGCTACCGCGAGCATCGCCTGGGCTGGCTGTTTTTGAACGTGATCGCAACGCGCATTGTCTTAGCGCTCGGCAACGTCGGCCTCGCGATCACATCGTCGCCGGATGTGGCCCTGGCTATCGCAAGCCTGCGCCTGGTGACACTGTGGTGCTTTGGGCTCAGCATGCTGCTCTTTTTTAGCGCCCTGTATGTGCCTCAGCTCTGGCAGCGCCGATGGCTTGTGCGCAGCGTCGTTATCCTGTACGGCCTTGCGGCGGTGCTCTTTGCCCTGGATGCCGTGCTCGGCCAACGTCTCCTGATCGCAGGTGTCAGGCAGATCGGCGATCGGTACGCGCAGATCATGTACACATCGCTCGGCTGGGTCTTCGCTTACATGCTTAACTTCAGTTGGCTGCTGCATCTGACGGTGCTGGTGTACGCCTTTGTCCGGCAGCCCAGGGAGCGGGCGTCGCTGGTCGTGCTGCTCGTGAGCGCGATTGCCAGCGGGACATTGAGCGGTGTCGCGCGGGGCTTTCCTGCCGTGGCACCTATCGCGCCCTCCGTCAGCGATGTGTTGTTTGTCGCCGCGCTCGCCTATCTCTTGTTTCGTCGCCGCATCTTCGAGACAACCCGCGTGGCGCTGGACTTTGCGCTGGAGAACATTCCTCAGGGGATCGCGGTGGTGGCACGCGACGAAACCGTGCTCTGGGCCAATGCGGCGGCAACGCACCTGCTTGGCCTGCGCGTCGGACAGTCGGCAGCCGCGATCGAAATGACCGATCCGTATGGGCAGCCGCGACCGATGGCGCTTGCGGCGGATCAGATGGAGCAGATCGTCAGGGCGAGACAGCACACGCTGGTGATGAGCAGCACGGCCATTCGCGATCAGCAGGCAAGTGTGCAGGGGTATTTGCTGCTGATTCGTGATGTTACGGAGGCGCAGGCCGCAGCGCGCGCTTTGCAGGAGCGACAGCGCGCGCTGGAGCAAACGCTGGGCGAGCTACAACAAGCCTACGCCGCCCAGCACCACTTGATCGATACGGTCCACGCCCTGTCGATGCCGATCATTCCGGTGCTGGAGGGGGTGATCGTGCTGCCGTTGATCGGCGTGCTCGATGCGCAGCGTCGCGACGAGTTCACGGGGCGTTTTCTGCACGGCATCGAGCAGCATCGCGCACATACGGCCCTGCTCGATCTGACGGGCGTATCGTCGCTTGACCATGAGGCCGCGATCGTCCTGACCGATGCGATTCAAAGCGCCCGGCTGCTTGGCGCGCAGACGATCCTGGTAGGCGTGCGACCGGATATTGCCCAGGCGCTGGTGGCCTGCAACCTGGACACGCGGGCAGTGTGGACCTCGCCGACGCTGCAAAGCGCGCTGGCACGTCACTTCGTACGCTCCGCCGCGACCTGA
- a CDS encoding glutaredoxin family protein, whose protein sequence is MMFYTKPGCHLCEDVAEELEILSEQWPLQITAVDITTDLEIHRRYWDKIPVVVVGERMLAAPIVPEALRALVASSAQQMR, encoded by the coding sequence ATGATGTTTTACACCAAGCCCGGCTGCCACCTGTGCGAGGATGTGGCCGAAGAGCTGGAGATACTTTCCGAGCAGTGGCCGCTCCAGATCACCGCCGTCGACATCACCACCGATCTGGAAATCCATCGGCGCTACTGGGACAAAATACCGGTTGTCGTGGTCGGCGAGCGCATGCTGGCCGCGCCGATCGTGCCGGAGGCGCTACGCGCGCTGGTGGCGAGCAGCGCGCAGCAGATGAGATGA
- a CDS encoding DUF2085 domain-containing protein has translation MIGEQTAFESRVERWGGALLRRWPLLLSGALAIYAGLPWLSPLLRSWGYERLGRMIFGLYRSFCHQLPERSFFVVGYQVCYCHRCTALYTGLLIMSLIYSVRRWRSTISHRLLLLLTLPIVVDGLWHMLNDLLPGLGLRATESAVGSLNFWLRIVTGTLFALGVVLWAYPRLQRELAPI, from the coding sequence ATGATAGGAGAGCAGACAGCTTTTGAATCGAGAGTCGAGCGCTGGGGCGGTGCCCTGCTGCGGCGCTGGCCGCTGCTGCTGAGCGGCGCGCTGGCGATCTACGCCGGGCTGCCGTGGCTCTCGCCGCTGCTGCGGAGCTGGGGCTACGAGCGGCTGGGCCGGATGATCTTTGGCCTGTATCGATCGTTCTGCCACCAGTTGCCGGAGCGCTCGTTCTTTGTGGTCGGCTATCAGGTCTGCTACTGCCACCGCTGCACCGCGCTGTACACCGGGCTGCTGATCATGAGCCTGATCTACAGCGTCCGGCGCTGGCGCAGCACAATCTCGCATCGTCTGCTGCTGCTCCTCACGCTGCCGATCGTCGTCGATGGGCTGTGGCACATGCTCAACGATCTGCTGCCCGGCCTTGGTCTGCGCGCGACCGAGAGCGCGGTCGGCTCGCTCAACTTCTGGCTTCGTATTGTCACCGGCACGCTCTTCGCGCTGGGCGTTGTGCTGTGGGCCTATCCCCGGCTTCAACGCGAGCTGGCACCTATCTAG
- a CDS encoding alpha/beta hydrolase yields the protein MSTITTLRLRDGSTVRAKIMGQGPPLLLFANMVSWEFWCHQIPVLAQRYRVIAPEYRRVYLPGVTALDALADDVPDLLHGLGYERALLMGHSIGAMVLARMLEKTPKVAAAVVLANGFLHLRVLPGPLHHLQPRLVPLLRAIYPRLPWLARQLGSYTLLWGDQHIFLHREPDSEKRKMFFGYTFTPDASMVLRVGSALEYHEPPDLIRATMPVLVISGGQDRWVSVAQARRLAESLPCGEHLICPSVGHMLPMIVPEIFNRAVLEFFGRAESGVL from the coding sequence TTGAGCACAATCACAACACTGCGCCTGCGCGACGGCAGCACCGTCCGGGCCAAAATCATGGGCCAGGGTCCGCCGCTGCTGCTCTTCGCCAACATGGTTTCGTGGGAATTTTGGTGCCATCAGATCCCGGTGCTGGCACAGCGCTACCGCGTGATCGCGCCCGAATACCGCCGCGTCTATCTGCCGGGCGTCACCGCGCTGGACGCGCTGGCGGACGACGTGCCGGATCTGCTCCACGGGCTTGGCTACGAGCGGGCGCTGCTGATGGGCCACTCGATCGGCGCGATGGTGCTGGCGCGCATGCTTGAAAAAACGCCTAAGGTCGCGGCGGCGGTGGTCCTGGCGAACGGCTTTCTGCATCTGCGCGTGCTGCCCGGCCCGCTGCATCATCTCCAGCCGCGTCTCGTGCCGCTGCTGCGCGCGATCTACCCGCGTCTGCCGTGGCTGGCGCGGCAGCTTGGCTCGTACACGCTGCTGTGGGGCGATCAGCATATCTTTCTGCATCGGGAGCCCGACAGCGAGAAGCGCAAGATGTTCTTCGGCTATACGTTCACGCCTGATGCCTCGATGGTGCTGCGGGTTGGCTCGGCGCTCGAATACCACGAGCCGCCCGATCTCATCCGCGCCACAATGCCGGTACTGGTAATCAGCGGCGGTCAAGATCGCTGGGTTTCGGTGGCGCAGGCGCGTCGGCTGGCGGAGTCGCTGCCCTGCGGCGAGCACCTGATCTGCCCGTCGGTGGGGCACATGCTGCCGATGATCGTACCAGAGATCTTTAACCGCGCCGTTCTGGAATTTTTCGGTCGCGCCGAGAGCGGCGTGTTATAA
- a CDS encoding HEAT repeat domain-containing protein has translation MSTRTREVAGQPEDEPRHDTPRVEASPDRPRVSQDRLRDLINALGDPNHPLHSQAVNDLVDIGEPAVAALSSALSPNYPWLTSYRAAEALAQIGDGRASGALINALRHPNSNVRWSVVRALSEVGDTRTLLALRRVVQEDHGKTSWGESVADTAQLALDRLQSRSALLRFSEPIKTALVFVAMLAVLAFAGNRVQALRDELGRGGNVPVPVVNVSAPADETATAEPEETPTAEPATPTPSIEAADQIVGTVKASGNVRNGPSRDSRRIGQVSVGDELVFLAKSGTWYRVRLGEKHAEGSEIQGGEGWVSEILVNVPDASVPPAETTTSTG, from the coding sequence ATGAGTACACGTACACGTGAGGTCGCCGGTCAACCTGAGGACGAGCCACGGCACGACACGCCGCGCGTTGAAGCCAGCCCGGACCGGCCACGGGTCAGTCAGGATCGGCTGCGCGATCTGATCAACGCCCTGGGCGATCCCAATCATCCGCTGCACAGCCAGGCGGTGAACGATCTCGTCGATATTGGCGAACCGGCTGTGGCCGCGCTATCGTCGGCGCTCTCGCCCAACTATCCCTGGCTCACCTCGTACCGCGCCGCCGAGGCGCTGGCGCAGATCGGCGACGGTCGCGCGAGCGGTGCGCTGATCAACGCGCTGCGACATCCCAACAGCAACGTGCGCTGGAGCGTCGTGCGAGCGCTCTCGGAGGTCGGCGATACCCGCACGCTGCTGGCGCTGCGCCGGGTGGTGCAGGAGGATCACGGCAAAACGAGCTGGGGCGAGTCCGTGGCCGATACGGCGCAGCTTGCACTTGACCGGCTGCAATCGCGCTCGGCGCTGCTACGCTTCTCGGAGCCGATCAAGACCGCGCTGGTCTTCGTGGCGATGCTGGCGGTGCTGGCCTTTGCCGGTAATCGCGTGCAGGCGCTGCGCGACGAGCTTGGGCGCGGCGGCAACGTGCCCGTGCCGGTTGTCAATGTCAGCGCTCCTGCGGATGAGACGGCGACAGCGGAGCCGGAGGAGACGCCGACCGCCGAGCCGGCCACGCCGACGCCATCGATCGAGGCCGCCGACCAGATCGTCGGGACGGTCAAAGCCAGCGGCAACGTGCGCAACGGTCCCAGCCGCGACAGCCGCCGCATCGGGCAGGTCAGCGTCGGCGATGAGCTGGTCTTCCTGGCGAAGAGCGGCACGTGGTACCGCGTGCGGCTGGGCGAGAAGCACGCCGAAGGCTCAGAGATCCAGGGCGGCGAGGGCTGGGTTTCCGAGATCCTGGTGAACGTGCCCGACGCGAGCGTACCGCCCGCCGAGACGACGACATCGACGGGGTAG
- a CDS encoding DUF2085 domain-containing protein: protein MDQTPDILELARRDIAARRAQEVQRASEGRQPWLWAFLGLGLTLIGGVLLLPVGSLADRLHLVVQGVCAQAHYLTIGSYTLPLCARNTGIYAGFLATLLYLLALGRSRAARIPPLSITIFLGLAIIAMGIDGFNSMLLDIGGYNVYPPRNSLRVITGLGMGIAIGAFFVLMFNMSLRYDARQDQRVLRNWPELLGVLVAATLLYGLLFSAPQWLFYPLAIFSVLGIVGVLFMANLFVVAMLSGLEGRVLRLRQLARAATIGLALTAGELALLAWLREIMERSLGLA, encoded by the coding sequence ATGGATCAAACTCCCGATATTCTCGAACTGGCTCGGCGCGATATTGCAGCGCGGCGGGCGCAAGAGGTGCAGCGCGCATCGGAGGGGCGGCAGCCGTGGCTGTGGGCTTTTCTGGGGCTGGGCCTGACGCTGATCGGCGGCGTGCTGCTGCTGCCGGTCGGGTCGCTCGCCGATCGGCTACATCTGGTGGTGCAGGGTGTATGCGCGCAGGCGCACTACCTCACGATCGGCTCGTACACGCTGCCGCTGTGTGCCCGCAACACGGGCATCTATGCCGGGTTTTTGGCGACGCTGCTGTATCTGCTGGCGCTGGGCCGGTCGCGCGCGGCCAGAATCCCGCCACTCAGCATCACGATCTTTCTTGGCCTGGCGATTATCGCGATGGGCATCGACGGCTTCAACTCGATGCTGCTGGACATCGGCGGCTACAACGTCTATCCGCCGCGCAACTCGCTGCGGGTGATCACCGGCCTGGGCATGGGCATCGCGATCGGCGCGTTCTTTGTGCTGATGTTCAACATGAGCCTGCGCTACGACGCGCGGCAGGATCAGCGCGTGCTGCGCAACTGGCCTGAGCTGCTGGGCGTGCTCGTCGCCGCGACACTGCTGTACGGGCTGCTCTTCTCCGCGCCGCAGTGGCTCTTCTACCCGCTGGCGATCTTTAGCGTGCTGGGCATCGTCGGTGTGCTCTTCATGGCGAATCTGTTCGTAGTGGCGATGCTGAGCGGCTTGGAGGGCCGAGTTCTGCGTCTGCGGCAGCTTGCCCGCGCGGCGACGATCGGCCTGGCGCTGACGGCGGGAGAGCTGGCGCTGCTGGCCTGGCTGCGCGAGATCATGGAGCGCTCGCTGGGGCTGGCGTAA